One Maribacter dokdonensis DSW-8 genomic region harbors:
- a CDS encoding CBS domain-containing protein, with translation MGIKSFQGVRKVFKKEFEAPILVADYMTTKLITFSPDDSILDVMEKFAKHRISGGPVLDGNGFLVGIISEADCMKQISESRYFNQPILDKSVEKFMTKTVETIPHDISIFDAAGIFAQHNRRRLPVMRNDILVGQISRKDIVVAALKLSGHNWK, from the coding sequence ATGGGAATCAAAAGCTTTCAAGGCGTTAGAAAGGTATTTAAAAAAGAATTTGAAGCACCAATTCTTGTGGCCGATTACATGACCACTAAGTTAATCACTTTTTCGCCAGATGATTCAATTTTAGACGTTATGGAGAAATTTGCCAAACATCGCATTTCTGGTGGACCTGTTTTAGACGGCAACGGTTTTCTAGTAGGTATCATTTCTGAAGCCGATTGTATGAAACAAATTTCTGAAAGTAGGTATTTCAATCAGCCTATTCTAGATAAAAGTGTTGAGAAGTTTATGACCAAAACGGTGGAAACTATCCCGCATGATATCTCCATTTTTGATGCTGCGGGTATTTTTGCCCAGCACAACAGAAGAAGATTACCTGTAATGCGTAATGATATCTTAGTAGGGCAAATTAGTAGAAAAGACATTGTTGTGGCCGCCCTAAAATTAAGTGGTCATAATTGGAAATAG
- a CDS encoding NAD-dependent epimerase/dehydratase family protein, with protein MPKYILIIGACGQIGTELTLTLREKYGSEYVIASDIREGNEDLMQSGPFEILDATNYDALEEVIAYYEISEVYLMAAMLSATAEKFPMRAWNLNMNTLFNVLNLAKEKKIDKIFWPSSIAVFGPNTPKDDTPQNTIMEPSTVYGISKQSGERWCEYYFKKFDVDVRSIRYPGLISWKTMPGGGTTDYAVEIYHKALSEGSYTCFLEEDTKLPMMFMDDAIRATLQIMEAPSENIKERSAYNLAAMSFTPKEMAKNIKAVIPEFEMAYEPDFRQEIANSWPSSIDDSSAQKDWNWKAEFDLEKTTETMLENLKNRV; from the coding sequence ATGCCGAAATATATTTTGATTATTGGGGCCTGTGGTCAAATTGGAACAGAACTAACCTTAACCCTTAGGGAGAAATACGGTAGTGAGTATGTAATTGCCAGTGATATTAGGGAAGGTAATGAAGATTTAATGCAATCTGGACCATTTGAAATATTAGATGCCACTAATTATGACGCGCTTGAAGAGGTCATTGCCTATTACGAAATTTCAGAAGTGTATTTAATGGCCGCTATGCTTAGTGCAACGGCAGAGAAATTTCCGATGCGTGCATGGAATTTGAACATGAATACCCTTTTCAATGTATTGAATTTGGCAAAGGAGAAAAAAATAGATAAAATCTTTTGGCCGTCTAGTATCGCCGTTTTTGGTCCGAATACACCAAAAGACGATACTCCGCAAAATACCATAATGGAGCCAAGTACGGTTTATGGTATTAGTAAGCAAAGCGGTGAACGATGGTGCGAGTATTATTTCAAAAAATTTGACGTAGATGTAAGAAGCATTAGATACCCAGGCCTTATTAGCTGGAAAACCATGCCAGGTGGCGGAACAACTGATTATGCCGTAGAAATATACCATAAAGCACTTTCAGAAGGCTCATACACCTGTTTCTTGGAAGAAGACACTAAATTACCTATGATGTTCATGGACGATGCCATACGTGCCACATTACAGATCATGGAAGCCCCATCTGAGAACATCAAAGAGCGTTCTGCCTATAATTTGGCAGCAATGAGCTTTACGCCCAAAGAAATGGCCAAAAATATAAAAGCTGTGATCCCTGAATTTGAAATGGCCTATGAACCGGATTTTAGGCAAGAAATTGCCAACTCTTGGCCAAGCAGTATAGATGATAGCAGTGCCCAAAAAGATTGGAATTGGAAGGCAGAATTTGACCTTGAAAAAACTACCGAAACAATGTTGGAAAATTTGAAGAACAGGGTTTAG
- a CDS encoding DUF6265 family protein, with protein MKILLLLLLSTTAMVHAQNTISFEPEMTSPKAKLSQIEWLAGHWKGEAFGGIAEEIWSPPTDGSMMFSFRLIDKGAVSFYEFGHIIEVDDTLLLQLKHFDGDLGGWEQKDETVDFILVKVEENKFYFDDFTIERISDTEINMYVEVSEEEGTSNEITFNYHRQ; from the coding sequence ATGAAAATTCTACTATTACTCCTTCTATCGACCACTGCTATGGTCCATGCACAGAACACCATATCCTTTGAGCCTGAAATGACAAGTCCCAAAGCCAAATTAAGTCAGATAGAATGGCTGGCAGGTCATTGGAAAGGGGAAGCATTTGGTGGCATTGCTGAAGAAATATGGAGTCCACCTACAGATGGTAGCATGATGTTTTCTTTCCGACTAATTGATAAAGGCGCTGTAAGTTTTTATGAATTCGGACACATTATCGAGGTAGATGATACATTATTATTACAGCTAAAACACTTTGATGGTGATTTGGGCGGTTGGGAACAAAAAGATGAAACCGTAGATTTTATATTGGTAAAAGTCGAAGAGAATAAATTTTACTTTGACGATTTTACTATTGAACGTATTTCTGATACAGAGATAAACATGTATGTGGAAGTCAGTGAAGAAGAAGGCACATCAAATGAAATAACTTTCAACTATCACAGACAATGA
- a CDS encoding nuclear transport factor 2 family protein — MKKISLFILLFSSFIFSQNNEKAQITETLNSWHAAAGSADFDAYFDLMTNDAVFIGTDATENWQRDAFMSFSKPYFDKGKAWNFTAVERNIYINKEADFAWFDELLDTQMKICRGSGVLKKIDGQWKVAHYVLSIAVPNDLVDELVELKKETDNTLLEMLKTN, encoded by the coding sequence ATGAAGAAAATTAGCCTATTTATATTACTGTTCTCCTCATTTATTTTTTCACAGAATAATGAGAAAGCACAAATTACCGAAACTTTGAACAGCTGGCATGCAGCGGCAGGTTCTGCAGACTTTGACGCCTATTTTGATTTAATGACCAATGATGCTGTATTTATAGGTACCGATGCTACCGAAAATTGGCAAAGAGATGCGTTTATGAGTTTTTCAAAACCTTATTTTGATAAAGGAAAAGCTTGGAATTTTACTGCGGTTGAGCGTAATATTTATATAAATAAGGAAGCCGATTTCGCATGGTTCGATGAACTTTTAGATACACAAATGAAAATTTGCCGTGGATCGGGAGTATTGAAAAAGATAGATGGACAATGGAAGGTAGCACATTATGTGCTGTCTATTGCGGTACCTAATGATTTGGTAGATGAGTTGGTAGAGCTGAAAAAAGAAACGGACAATACTCTTTTAGAAATGCTAAAAACAAATTAA
- a CDS encoding tetratricopeptide repeat protein encodes MKKSVLILVAAILLSGSYGYAQTKSELLKHYEAFYDQMRLQGDVDGVINALTHLNVLSPSKERNDTLAYIYANDNQHLQALNIIGIEKLDSDSNLAIQVKAVSLKALNQPKRALEQFEALYAREPNAYLAYELADLKVQTGDNVGAMKHVEYGIANAKDDMKYAFYERQQPYEVPLKAAFIHVKALIQYNMDKTNIDQAIATLDEALAIDPNFNLASLSKQALTSRKEAPTEKK; translated from the coding sequence ATGAAAAAATCAGTTTTAATATTAGTAGCGGCCATTTTACTATCGGGCAGCTATGGATATGCACAGACCAAATCAGAATTACTTAAACATTACGAAGCATTTTATGACCAAATGAGGTTACAAGGTGATGTAGATGGTGTAATTAATGCACTAACTCACCTAAACGTGCTATCACCATCAAAAGAAAGAAATGATACCCTAGCCTATATTTATGCCAATGACAACCAACATTTACAGGCATTGAATATTATAGGGATTGAAAAACTGGATTCAGATTCCAACTTGGCCATACAGGTAAAAGCGGTTTCTTTAAAAGCTTTGAACCAACCAAAAAGGGCGTTAGAGCAATTTGAAGCATTATATGCCAGAGAGCCAAATGCCTACCTTGCTTATGAACTAGCAGACCTTAAGGTACAAACAGGAGATAATGTAGGCGCAATGAAACATGTTGAATATGGTATTGCAAATGCCAAAGACGATATGAAATATGCATTTTATGAGCGTCAGCAACCATACGAAGTACCTTTAAAAGCCGCCTTTATTCATGTAAAGGCACTTATACAGTACAATATGGACAAAACTAATATTGACCAAGCTATAGCTACTTTAGACGAAGCTTTGGCCATTGACCCCAATTTTAATTTGGCCAGCTTAAGCAAGCAAGCATTGACTTCGCGAAAAGAAGCACCTACCGAGAAAAAATAA
- a CDS encoding SDR family oxidoreductase codes for MVNKIGIIGCGWLGLPLAESLVNGGFEVRGTTTSKNKMAVLEEKGIQPFQISISEKEINGDIHAFLSSIEVLIINIPPKLRGKGPKESYIDKIKLLYLAIKKSDVKNIIFASSTAIYGDAKGIVTEETKPLPTTASGILLLQCENLLKNDNELNTVIIRFGGLIGPDRHPVTMLSGRQNLSNGDAPINLIHLDDCIGIIKTIIEHKHFNDVLNAVYPEHPTKKEYYTQAAIKRGLEPPTYHSTGKNLKLIQFCKIFLINNYHFLTPLN; via the coding sequence TTGGTCAATAAAATAGGAATAATAGGTTGTGGTTGGCTTGGGTTGCCCCTAGCCGAAAGTTTAGTGAACGGCGGATTTGAAGTAAGGGGAACTACCACTTCTAAGAACAAAATGGCCGTTTTAGAGGAAAAAGGCATCCAACCATTTCAAATTTCCATTTCCGAGAAGGAAATCAATGGAGATATCCATGCTTTCCTTTCATCCATAGAAGTCCTAATTATAAATATTCCGCCTAAACTGCGTGGCAAAGGTCCCAAGGAAAGCTATATTGATAAAATAAAACTACTGTACCTGGCCATTAAAAAGTCTGACGTAAAAAATATCATATTCGCCAGCAGCACCGCTATATATGGTGATGCAAAAGGTATCGTGACCGAAGAAACCAAGCCCCTACCTACTACAGCATCTGGCATACTACTACTGCAGTGTGAAAACCTACTGAAAAACGACAACGAACTGAATACCGTTATTATTAGATTTGGTGGATTAATAGGTCCTGATAGGCACCCGGTAACGATGCTATCCGGCAGGCAAAATCTCAGTAACGGAGATGCCCCTATCAATTTAATTCATTTGGATGATTGTATCGGTATTATTAAAACGATTATTGAACATAAGCATTTTAACGATGTATTGAATGCCGTTTATCCAGAGCATCCTACTAAAAAAGAATACTATACCCAAGCAGCCATAAAGAGAGGCTTGGAACCACCCACATACCATTCCACCGGCAAAAACCTTAAATTAATTCAATTTTGTAAGATTTTTCTTATTAACAATTATCATTTTCTTACCCCGCTAAATTAA
- the rimK gene encoding 30S ribosomal protein S6--L-glutamate ligase, with protein sequence MDNLKIIGSEEWCVFNDLGIPAIKARVDSGAKTSSIQATNLKIVSKGGQEWVKFEVSPLQENRSIAIECQARLIARRMVKSSSGISEERLVIKTPVTLGDATFDIELTLANRDTMEFRMLLGREALNERFIVNPAVNYQLGSFEDQEVNKFYAPYFKEKSGLKIALLASNPNLYSNKRIMEAAEARGHEIHFLNVEQAYMKLDAHSPEIRYRGGIILKDYDAVIPRIKPSVTFYGCALIRQFNNLGVYCQNSAEAITQSRDKLFASQLFSNYDIHIPITGFAKSPMDTKDLIKMVNGAPLIIKLLESTQGKGVVLAETNKAAESVINAFKSVNTNILVQEFIKEANGQDIRCFVVNGRVVASMQRQAQKGEFRANIHQGGTASIVKITADEKKLALKAAKVLNLAVAGVDIIRSNKGPLLLEVNSSPGLEGIENATGKDIANAMIMAIEKRLKFIN encoded by the coding sequence TTGGATAATTTAAAAATAATAGGTAGTGAAGAGTGGTGTGTATTCAATGACCTGGGTATACCGGCAATTAAAGCCAGGGTAGACTCTGGAGCAAAAACATCTTCCATACAAGCTACTAATTTAAAAATAGTATCAAAAGGAGGTCAGGAATGGGTAAAATTTGAGGTTAGTCCGCTTCAAGAAAACCGGAGTATTGCCATTGAGTGCCAAGCAAGGTTGATTGCCCGTCGTATGGTTAAAAGTTCATCGGGTATATCAGAAGAACGTCTGGTGATAAAAACACCGGTTACCTTAGGTGATGCTACATTTGATATTGAATTGACCTTGGCCAATAGAGATACTATGGAGTTCCGTATGCTTTTAGGTAGAGAGGCTTTAAATGAGCGCTTTATTGTAAACCCTGCGGTAAACTATCAATTAGGATCGTTTGAAGATCAAGAGGTCAATAAGTTTTACGCTCCTTATTTTAAAGAAAAATCGGGACTAAAGATTGCACTTTTGGCCAGTAATCCAAATTTGTACAGTAATAAGAGAATCATGGAAGCCGCAGAGGCAAGGGGTCATGAAATACATTTCTTAAATGTTGAGCAAGCCTATATGAAGCTTGATGCCCATTCGCCCGAAATTAGATATCGGGGTGGTATTATTCTTAAAGATTATGATGCGGTTATTCCAAGAATAAAGCCATCCGTAACATTTTACGGTTGCGCATTGATCCGTCAGTTTAACAATCTTGGTGTATACTGTCAGAATTCGGCAGAGGCTATTACACAATCCAGAGATAAATTGTTCGCATCACAGTTGTTCTCAAACTATGATATCCACATTCCTATCACCGGTTTTGCAAAATCACCTATGGATACCAAAGACTTGATCAAAATGGTCAACGGTGCACCATTGATCATTAAACTTTTGGAAAGTACGCAAGGTAAGGGTGTTGTTCTTGCCGAAACCAATAAGGCCGCTGAAAGTGTAATCAATGCCTTTAAGAGCGTTAACACGAACATATTGGTACAAGAGTTTATTAAAGAAGCAAACGGACAAGATATCCGTTGTTTTGTGGTGAACGGCAGAGTAGTGGCCAGTATGCAGCGCCAAGCCCAAAAGGGGGAGTTCAGGGCCAATATTCACCAAGGTGGTACGGCATCAATCGTTAAGATTACGGCTGATGAAAAGAAGTTGGCTTTAAAAGCCGCTAAAGTATTGAACCTTGCCGTTGCGGGCGTAGATATCATACGATCTAACAAAGGACCGTTACTATTGGAAGTTAACTCATCACCAGGTTTAGAGGGTATTGAAAATGCTACAGGTAAAGATATCGCCAATGCCATGATCATGGCAATTGAAAAGCGATTGAAGTTTATTAACTAA
- a CDS encoding deoxyhypusine synthase family protein, with protein MTKTKGAITNFIEKYYLHFNAAALVDAAKGYEEQLDNGAKMLVSLAGAMSTAELGKIFAEVIRQDKVQIISCTGANLEEDIMNLVAHSHYKRVPNYRDLTPQDEWDLLEKGLNRVTDTCIPEEEAFRRLQEHIFKIWKDADDKGERYLPHEFMYKMLLSGVLEEYYEIDLKDSWMYAAAEKNLPIICPGWEDSTMGNIFASYVMKGELKASTMKSGIEYMTFLADWYTENSENGIGFFQIGGGIAGDFPICVVPMLYQDMERTDTPFWSYFCQISDSTTSYGSYSGAVPNEKITWGKLDINTPKYIIESDATIVAPLIFAYLLDM; from the coding sequence ATGACGAAGACTAAAGGTGCAATCACCAATTTCATAGAAAAATATTATTTACACTTTAATGCGGCTGCTTTGGTAGATGCTGCCAAAGGGTATGAAGAACAGCTGGACAACGGTGCCAAAATGTTGGTTTCTTTGGCCGGTGCTATGTCTACTGCTGAATTAGGTAAGATCTTTGCAGAGGTTATACGCCAAGATAAGGTACAGATCATTTCCTGTACCGGTGCCAATTTAGAAGAGGATATTATGAATTTGGTGGCGCATTCTCATTACAAGCGTGTACCTAATTATAGAGATTTGACTCCGCAAGACGAGTGGGACCTGTTGGAAAAAGGCTTGAATAGGGTTACCGATACCTGTATTCCAGAAGAGGAAGCTTTTAGAAGATTGCAAGAGCATATTTTCAAAATTTGGAAAGATGCAGATGATAAGGGCGAACGTTATTTGCCACATGAGTTCATGTATAAAATGTTACTTTCCGGAGTGCTAGAGGAATATTATGAAATAGACCTTAAAGATTCTTGGATGTACGCTGCTGCAGAAAAGAACCTGCCTATTATTTGCCCAGGTTGGGAAGATAGTACCATGGGTAACATTTTTGCGTCATATGTAATGAAAGGTGAACTAAAGGCAAGTACCATGAAATCTGGTATTGAATACATGACCTTCTTGGCAGACTGGTATACGGAAAATTCTGAAAACGGTATTGGGTTCTTCCAAATTGGTGGTGGTATCGCCGGAGATTTTCCTATTTGTGTTGTACCAATGCTGTATCAAGATATGGAACGTACAGATACGCCGTTCTGGAGCTATTTCTGCCAAATTAGCGACAGTACAACAAGTTATGGTTCATACTCGGGTGCTGTACCAAATGAAAAAATTACCTGGGGAAAATTAGATATCAATACACCCAAATATATAATTGAAAGTGATGCGACAATTGTTGCGCCCTTAATTTTTGCTTACCTATTAGACATGTAA
- a CDS encoding M28 family peptidase — translation MKKTPTVLTLLLIILATYWSFRVLLPQYTEGETVAETQFSTDRALVHVKEISKEPHGVGFPAHTTVRNYITEQLRSLGLETTLQEGYTAGDWGNLSKAENILARIKGTESGKALLLLSHYDSNPHSSLGASDAASGVATIIEGIRAFLKTNTPPKNDIIILISDAEELGLNGADLFVDKHEWLKDVGLVLNFEARGSGGPSYMLMETNRGNSRLISEFIAAKPDYPVANSLAYSIYKMLPNDTDLTVFREDGDVEGFNFAFIDDHFDYHTQIDNYERLDRNTLAHQGSYLMPLLKHFSNTDLTNLKSLDDNVYFNVPFFKMVSYPFSWIMPMLIFAILIFILLLILGFKKKVLNAKDVFKGFLPVLLTLVVNGIVGYYSWQFLKWVYPGYTDILHDFTYNGHAYIFAFALFSLSTCFYAYYRFRVIKTANLLVAPFIIWIIICGLVAVYLKGAAFFIVPLYSFLVAFYVHINQKNPDPFLLLFLGIPALFIFAPFVQMFPVGLGLKMMVASTLFTTLIFFLLLPLISKYRKKGALAFLSFLLFAGFMVSAHMDSGFTKDKPKPTSLLYVLNADDNTAMWATYEHKLSDWTAQYIIDKLGVPPQINETISSKYGTDFTYTYEAPLKNIPKPTIEVQLDTVINNVRSIRLCITPNRPINRLEVFTNPVDILKADVNGIQLSHHFLQNRNSGRLITNYISDKNFTDINLEFPADSPLELTFYEASNDLLNNELFSIPERREDQIPMPFVLNDAIVTVQKLKFGQ, via the coding sequence ATGAAAAAAACACCAACCGTATTAACCCTACTACTTATTATTCTTGCCACTTATTGGAGTTTTAGAGTGCTTTTACCTCAATATACGGAAGGGGAAACCGTTGCTGAGACTCAGTTTTCAACAGACAGAGCCTTAGTACATGTAAAAGAAATATCTAAAGAACCACATGGTGTTGGTTTTCCTGCACATACCACGGTACGTAATTATATAACAGAGCAACTACGATCGTTAGGGTTAGAAACTACATTACAAGAGGGCTATACGGCCGGGGATTGGGGCAACCTAAGCAAAGCCGAAAATATACTTGCTAGAATTAAAGGCACCGAATCTGGAAAAGCACTTTTGTTATTGAGCCACTATGATAGCAATCCTCATTCATCATTAGGTGCCAGTGATGCTGCAAGTGGAGTTGCCACTATCATAGAAGGTATACGTGCATTTTTAAAAACCAACACACCACCCAAAAACGATATTATAATTTTAATTTCAGATGCCGAAGAATTAGGGCTCAACGGAGCAGACCTTTTTGTTGATAAGCATGAATGGTTAAAAGATGTGGGCCTAGTGCTCAATTTTGAGGCTCGCGGTAGTGGTGGACCAAGCTATATGCTCATGGAAACCAATAGGGGAAACAGCAGGTTAATTTCTGAATTTATAGCCGCTAAACCTGATTACCCCGTAGCAAATTCATTGGCATACAGTATATACAAAATGTTACCTAATGACACTGACCTAACCGTATTTAGGGAAGATGGCGATGTTGAGGGCTTTAATTTTGCGTTTATAGATGATCATTTTGACTATCATACCCAAATTGATAATTATGAAAGACTAGATAGAAATACGCTTGCACACCAAGGTAGTTACTTAATGCCCTTACTAAAGCATTTTAGCAACACTGACCTCACGAATTTGAAAAGTTTAGATGACAATGTCTATTTTAACGTTCCCTTTTTTAAGATGGTTTCTTATCCGTTTAGTTGGATCATGCCAATGTTGATATTTGCCATTCTCATTTTTATCTTATTATTGATTTTAGGATTCAAGAAAAAAGTATTGAATGCCAAAGATGTATTCAAAGGATTTCTACCTGTACTATTAACCTTAGTTGTCAATGGCATTGTTGGGTATTACAGTTGGCAATTTTTAAAATGGGTGTATCCTGGATATACTGATATTCTTCATGATTTTACATACAACGGTCATGCCTATATCTTTGCATTCGCCCTATTCTCACTTAGCACATGCTTTTATGCATATTATAGATTTAGAGTGATCAAGACAGCTAATCTGTTAGTTGCCCCGTTTATTATCTGGATAATTATTTGTGGCTTGGTAGCGGTATATTTAAAAGGAGCCGCATTTTTTATTGTGCCTTTATATAGTTTTTTGGTTGCATTTTATGTTCATATCAATCAGAAAAATCCGGATCCGTTTTTATTGTTGTTCTTAGGTATACCGGCACTGTTCATATTTGCTCCGTTCGTACAAATGTTTCCTGTTGGCCTAGGGCTTAAAATGATGGTTGCATCTACCCTATTTACTACACTCATCTTCTTTTTGTTACTGCCATTAATATCAAAATACAGAAAAAAGGGTGCTTTGGCATTTTTAAGTTTTCTGTTGTTCGCCGGTTTTATGGTATCGGCCCATATGGATTCTGGGTTTACTAAAGATAAACCTAAACCAACAAGTTTATTGTATGTATTAAATGCAGATGACAATACCGCTATGTGGGCAACCTATGAGCATAAATTATCTGATTGGACCGCACAATACATCATAGATAAGCTTGGCGTACCACCACAAATAAACGAAACCATTAGTAGTAAATATGGAACTGATTTCACCTATACATATGAAGCTCCACTTAAAAACATTCCAAAACCTACTATTGAGGTACAGTTAGACACTGTAATCAACAATGTACGTTCTATACGATTATGCATCACGCCCAATAGACCAATAAATCGTTTGGAAGTTTTCACTAATCCAGTTGACATCCTAAAGGCAGATGTGAACGGTATTCAATTGTCTCACCATTTTCTACAAAACAGAAATAGTGGTAGATTGATTACCAACTACATCAGTGATAAAAATTTTACCGATATTAATTTAGAATTTCCGGCAGACTCCCCTTTAGAACTGACATTTTACGAAGCCTCTAATGATTTATTAAACAATGAATTATTCTCTATACCTGAACGTAGAGAAGATCAAATACCAATGCCTTTTGTGTTGAACGATGCAATAGTAACCGTACAAAAATTAAAATTTGGTCAATAA
- the gloA2 gene encoding SMU1112c/YaeR family gloxylase I-like metalloprotein, whose amino-acid sequence MNKIHHTAIICSNYKISKKFYTHVLGLEIIREEYRQERQSYKLDLALNGDYIIELFSFPNPPKRPSRPEACGLRHLAFEVDDLEKIIAHCKSYNVIAEPIRIDEFTNKRFTFIADPDNLPIEFYEK is encoded by the coding sequence ATGAACAAAATACACCATACCGCTATCATTTGCTCTAATTACAAAATTTCCAAGAAATTCTACACCCATGTTTTAGGCTTAGAAATAATTCGTGAGGAGTATCGCCAAGAACGACAGTCTTATAAATTAGATTTAGCTTTGAACGGAGATTATATTATTGAGTTGTTTTCTTTCCCTAATCCACCAAAGAGACCTTCAAGGCCAGAAGCATGTGGTCTACGGCACTTGGCTTTTGAAGTAGATGATTTAGAAAAGATAATTGCCCATTGTAAATCCTACAACGTCATTGCAGAACCTATTAGAATTGATGAGTTCACCAACAAACGATTTACTTTTATTGCAGACCCTGACAACCTTCCTATAGAATTTTACGAAAAGTAA
- a CDS encoding bifunctional GNAT family N-acetyltransferase/carbon-nitrogen hydrolase family protein: MKIDEIENIELKFLDLDDYQELKTAMISAYTNMPGSYWKEKHIKSLIEKFPEGQVVIKINGQLAGVALSIVVDYDAFDDNHTYEQITGKYSFDTHDNEGDVLYGIEVFIKPSFRGLRLGRRLYDYRKELCEKLNLKSIVFGGRMPNYHAYASKLSPKEYIDKVRRKEIQDPVLNFQISNDFHPAKVMKGYLDGDKASQDFAILMEWDNIYYQKPSKKAATKKTVIRLGLIQWQMRPYKDLDELLEQAEYFIDAVSGYRSDFALFPEFFNAPLMAVNNHMSTPDAIRELAKHTQAIAQKFSEFSISYNINIITGSMPEMIDGRLYNVGYLCRRDGSMERYEKLHVTPDEAKVWGMQGGNQLKAFDTDCGKIGVLVCYDSEFPELSRLLADEGMDILFVPFLTDTQNGYSRVRNCAQARAIENECYVAIAGSVGNLPNVQNMDIQFAQSMVFTPCDFSFPTNGIKAEATPNTEMILIADVDISLLRELNQFGAVRNLRDRRTDLFELKKK, from the coding sequence ATGAAAATTGATGAAATTGAAAATATTGAATTAAAGTTTTTGGACCTTGATGATTATCAAGAACTTAAAACTGCTATGATTTCTGCCTACACCAATATGCCGGGTTCATATTGGAAAGAGAAACATATAAAATCGTTGATTGAAAAATTTCCTGAGGGTCAGGTCGTTATTAAGATCAATGGCCAACTTGCAGGGGTAGCCCTTTCTATTGTCGTAGATTATGATGCTTTTGATGACAATCATACCTATGAACAAATTACGGGCAAATACTCTTTTGACACCCATGATAATGAGGGTGATGTGCTTTATGGTATAGAGGTGTTTATAAAGCCAAGCTTTAGAGGTCTTCGTTTAGGGCGTCGTTTATATGATTATAGAAAAGAGCTTTGTGAAAAGTTAAACTTAAAAAGCATTGTTTTTGGTGGTAGAATGCCAAATTACCATGCCTATGCATCAAAACTATCACCCAAAGAATACATTGATAAGGTCCGTAGAAAAGAGATTCAAGATCCTGTACTGAATTTTCAGATCAGTAATGATTTTCATCCTGCCAAGGTAATGAAAGGGTATTTAGATGGTGATAAGGCTTCTCAAGATTTTGCTATTTTGATGGAGTGGGATAATATCTATTACCAAAAACCGTCTAAAAAAGCCGCTACTAAAAAAACCGTAATTAGATTAGGGTTGATTCAATGGCAAATGAGACCGTACAAGGATCTAGATGAATTGTTGGAGCAGGCAGAGTATTTTATTGATGCCGTTTCTGGTTACCGATCAGACTTTGCATTGTTTCCTGAGTTTTTCAACGCACCTTTAATGGCGGTTAACAATCACATGTCTACACCAGATGCTATTCGTGAATTGGCAAAGCATACACAGGCAATTGCCCAAAAATTCTCTGAGTTTTCCATATCGTACAACATTAATATCATTACAGGTAGTATGCCGGAAATGATCGATGGTCGCTTGTACAATGTGGGGTATTTATGTAGAAGGGATGGTAGTATGGAGCGCTATGAAAAACTTCACGTAACACCAGATGAAGCCAAGGTATGGGGAATGCAAGGCGGTAATCAATTAAAGGCTTTTGATACTGATTGTGGTAAAATTGGGGTGTTGGTGTGCTATGATTCTGAGTTTCCTGAACTTAGTAGACTGCTTGCAGATGAAGGTATGGATATTTTGTTCGTTCCTTTCTTGACAGATACCCAAAATGGTTATTCTAGAGTGCGTAATTGTGCGCAGGCTAGAGCAATTGAAAATGAATGTTATGTTGCTATTGCAGGTAGTGTAGGTAACTTGCCAAATGTTCAGAATATGGATATTCAGTTTGCTCAGTCTATGGTTTTTACACCGTGCGATTTCTCTTTTCCAACAAACGGGATCAAAGCGGAGGCAACACCGAATACAGAAATGATCTTAATTGCCGATGTTGATATTAGTTTATTACGTGAACTAAATCAGTTTGGTGCAGTACGTAATCTTCGCGATAGAAGAACAGATTTATTTGAGTTAAAAAAGAAATAA